The proteins below are encoded in one region of Sideroxydans lithotrophicus ES-1:
- a CDS encoding DUF1834 family protein, whose translation MISEIEDAIIARIEAAASATPGLGYKLPFVESYGGELDGDLGTVIRKFPGVWVTFGGCRASTKMATAGGKWKTPATFVTMCGSRNVRGERATRKGLTVGGVIKEVGVYQILNDVSLLLAGSDLGLAITPLKPGAIRTLFNTKLNGQGLAVFAREWHCEFIETKPREPIDPTDPMWLKLGINYYLKPGDAVADASDVLTLT comes from the coding sequence GCCGCCGCTTCCGCGACGCCGGGGCTGGGCTATAAGTTGCCGTTCGTGGAAAGCTACGGCGGCGAGCTGGATGGTGATCTGGGCACGGTGATCCGCAAGTTCCCCGGTGTGTGGGTGACCTTCGGCGGCTGCCGCGCCTCTACCAAGATGGCGACGGCGGGCGGCAAGTGGAAGACCCCGGCCACCTTCGTGACGATGTGCGGATCTCGCAACGTGCGCGGCGAGCGTGCCACGCGCAAGGGGTTGACGGTGGGCGGCGTGATCAAGGAGGTCGGCGTCTACCAGATCCTGAACGATGTGAGCCTACTGCTTGCGGGTAGCGATCTCGGTCTGGCGATCACCCCGTTAAAGCCGGGTGCGATCCGCACGCTGTTTAACACCAAGCTGAACGGCCAAGGGTTGGCGGTGTTCGCCAGGGAATGGCACTGCGAGTTCATCGAGACCAAGCCGCGCGAGCCGATAGACCCGACCGACCCGATGTGGCTGAAGCTCGGGATCAACTATTACTTGAAGCCCGGTGACGCCGTTGCCGATGCTTCTGATGTTTTAACGCTGACATAG
- a CDS encoding DUF2635 domain-containing protein, protein MKVLAVKGIKVPKEDKPREYITETPPEGEQAFEVPESAYYLRRVSDGDLVIVKPKKGA, encoded by the coding sequence ATGAAAGTGCTCGCTGTAAAAGGCATCAAGGTGCCGAAAGAAGACAAGCCGCGCGAATACATCACCGAGACGCCGCCCGAGGGTGAGCAGGCGTTCGAGGTGCCGGAATCCGCCTACTACCTGCGTCGCGTGTCTGACGGCGACCTGGTGATCGTTAAACCGAAGAAAGGAGCCTAA
- a CDS encoding phage tail sheath subtilisin-like domain-containing protein, which produces MASKNISFETIPSSIRKPGKYFEFNTKLAVRTLPGNLQKVLVIGQRIAAGTVAANVLTDVFSDAEAATYFGNGSQLHMMCRAAIKANPYLSLQAIAMDDAGAGVLAAGTVTLTGPATKAGVLTVKVAGKPVQIAVAATDTATAMAAAVAAQVALQPDLPVTAAAALGVVTLTAKNKGTQGNNIKIEAAVTAEGVTTAVVAMANGATDPTLATALATVFAAGHNIIISAWNDQTSLTALRTHLDSVSGSLEQRGCIGIYGHTGTLAAATTLAGQINAGRISGPNLKVPEQPCELAAAYGAVVAGEEDPARPLNTLELVGITAPALADQLSRTEQESALNNGVTPLEVGPGEKVQIVRAVTTYTLDAQSVPDISLLDLTTIRTLDYVRKACRERIALRFPREKLSERTAPKVRDQLLDVLYKLEDLEIVELVDDNADGVIVERDLQDPNRLDAKIPVDVVNGLHVFAGRIDLLL; this is translated from the coding sequence GTGGCCAGCAAGAACATCAGCTTCGAAACCATTCCGTCCAGCATCCGCAAGCCGGGCAAATATTTTGAGTTCAACACCAAGCTGGCGGTGCGCACGCTGCCGGGCAACCTGCAGAAGGTGCTGGTCATCGGTCAGCGCATCGCCGCCGGTACCGTGGCTGCCAATGTGCTGACGGACGTGTTCTCGGATGCGGAAGCCGCCACCTATTTCGGCAACGGCTCGCAGCTGCACATGATGTGCCGTGCCGCGATCAAGGCCAACCCCTATCTGTCGCTGCAAGCCATTGCGATGGACGATGCGGGCGCGGGCGTGCTGGCAGCCGGAACGGTCACCCTGACTGGCCCTGCAACCAAGGCGGGCGTGCTGACCGTGAAGGTGGCAGGCAAGCCGGTGCAGATCGCCGTCGCCGCGACCGACACCGCCACGGCGATGGCTGCTGCGGTCGCGGCACAAGTCGCCCTGCAGCCGGATCTGCCGGTGACGGCTGCGGCCGCGCTGGGCGTCGTTACCCTGACTGCCAAGAACAAGGGCACCCAGGGCAACAACATCAAGATCGAGGCGGCTGTGACTGCAGAGGGTGTGACCACTGCTGTCGTGGCGATGGCGAACGGTGCAACCGACCCGACGCTGGCCACCGCTCTGGCGACGGTATTTGCCGCCGGTCACAACATCATCATCAGCGCGTGGAACGATCAGACCAGCCTGACCGCCCTGCGCACGCACCTGGACAGCGTATCCGGCTCGCTGGAGCAACGTGGCTGCATCGGTATCTATGGCCACACCGGCACGCTGGCCGCCGCCACCACGCTGGCCGGGCAGATCAACGCCGGGCGTATCTCCGGCCCCAACCTCAAGGTGCCTGAGCAACCCTGCGAGCTGGCCGCTGCCTACGGCGCGGTCGTGGCTGGCGAGGAAGATCCGGCGCGTCCGCTCAACACGCTGGAGCTGGTGGGCATCACCGCCCCGGCGCTGGCCGACCAGCTGAGCCGCACCGAACAGGAGAGCGCACTGAACAACGGCGTGACCCCGCTTGAAGTCGGCCCCGGCGAGAAGGTGCAGATCGTGCGCGCCGTGACCACCTACACGCTGGACGCGCAGAGCGTGCCGGACATCAGCCTGCTTGATCTGACCACCATCCGCACGCTGGATTACGTGCGCAAGGCGTGCCGCGAGCGGATCGCGCTGCGCTTCCCGCGCGAGAAGCTGTCCGAGCGCACCGCGCCCAAGGTCAGGGACCAGCTGCTGGACGTGCTCTACAAGCTGGAGGATCTGGAGATCGTCGAGCTGGTGGACGACAACGCGGATGGCGTGATCGTCGAGCGCGATCTGCAGGACCCGAATCGCCTGGATGCGAAGATCCCGGTGGACGTGGTGAACGGCCTGCATGTGTTCGCTGGCCGCATCGATCTGTTGCTGTAA
- a CDS encoding phage tail tape measure protein: protein MSGKNYELSLVMRLRDMASRGFNLAQRDIQSGIDKTNKATASLTKTVSQYHKTRDAGAKLGIRSEHDIQREIQRTQAAYERLAKSGTMSMRDQARAADAARSKIRELNNEMGKYSLGQRAMRGLQTGASVAAGVMAGGYVMSKPINQTMDYGMRLAQMSNTAFSERNTLGRIMGKRELDAAVVASVRHGGGTRESAAGALDTLIASGAMSAKDSMGMLPSLMRASTASGADAGELAQIGIRGMQTMGIKPGEMGKILDMAITAGQQGGFELKDMAKWLPQQMAAAKLSGISGTSGMAKLLAANQASAITAGTKDEAGNNLVNLLAKINSRDTAVDAQRMGINLSGTLAAARGKGMDSLDAFVGVVDSVVAKNAEFQALQAKLKTTTGADRRGVLESQADILQGSAIGQMVQDRQALMALVGIMGNRGYMSDVQKKTLAGEGAAEKNYAVIAEEAGFKVQQAANEKDIASQNAFEKLTPLVGAVADGFTTMAQQYPMLTAATVAATTALTALAVASGAASLTSMLGGKGGGLTGLLSKGRGLAAGAGSLAMRGGAMALSGAGAAVAGAGAAGYGLGTLLYNAIDETEFANNLGGAIATVLASLGNKEAQDALNVTLNLDGEQIAQAVNMRNARTSSRY from the coding sequence ATGAGCGGCAAGAACTACGAACTTTCCCTGGTGATGAGACTGCGCGACATGGCGTCGCGCGGTTTCAACCTCGCCCAGCGCGACATCCAGTCTGGCATCGATAAGACCAACAAGGCCACCGCCAGCCTCACCAAGACGGTCTCCCAGTACCACAAGACGCGCGATGCGGGTGCCAAGCTCGGCATCCGCTCCGAGCATGACATCCAGCGCGAAATCCAGCGCACGCAGGCCGCCTACGAACGCCTGGCTAAATCCGGCACGATGTCGATGCGGGACCAGGCGCGCGCCGCCGATGCGGCCCGCAGCAAGATCCGCGAACTCAACAACGAGATGGGCAAGTATTCGCTGGGCCAGCGCGCTATGCGTGGCCTGCAGACCGGCGCGAGCGTTGCGGCCGGGGTGATGGCTGGCGGCTATGTGATGTCCAAGCCGATCAACCAGACGATGGATTACGGCATGCGCCTGGCGCAGATGTCCAACACCGCCTTCAGCGAGCGCAACACGCTGGGCCGCATCATGGGCAAGCGCGAACTGGACGCGGCTGTCGTCGCCTCTGTGCGCCACGGCGGTGGCACGCGCGAGAGCGCAGCCGGTGCGCTGGATACGCTGATCGCCTCGGGCGCGATGTCGGCCAAGGATTCGATGGGCATGCTGCCGTCGTTGATGCGCGCCTCGACCGCGTCTGGTGCCGATGCCGGGGAGCTGGCGCAGATCGGCATCCGTGGCATGCAGACGATGGGTATCAAGCCGGGCGAGATGGGCAAGATCCTGGACATGGCGATCACTGCCGGTCAACAGGGCGGCTTCGAGCTGAAAGACATGGCGAAGTGGCTGCCGCAGCAGATGGCGGCGGCGAAGCTGTCCGGGATCTCAGGTACCTCGGGTATGGCGAAGCTGCTCGCGGCCAACCAGGCGTCGGCGATCACTGCCGGCACAAAGGATGAGGCAGGCAACAACCTGGTCAACCTGCTGGCCAAGATCAACAGCCGCGACACTGCCGTGGACGCGCAGCGCATGGGCATCAACCTGTCCGGCACGCTGGCGGCAGCGCGTGGCAAGGGTATGGATTCGCTCGATGCCTTTGTGGGCGTGGTGGATAGTGTAGTCGCCAAGAATGCGGAATTTCAGGCGCTGCAGGCGAAGCTGAAGACGACCACCGGCGCGGATCGGCGTGGCGTGCTGGAATCGCAGGCGGACATTTTGCAGGGTTCGGCCATCGGCCAGATGGTGCAGGATCGCCAGGCGCTGATGGCGCTGGTCGGCATCATGGGCAATCGCGGCTACATGTCCGACGTGCAGAAGAAGACGCTGGCCGGTGAAGGCGCTGCGGAAAAGAACTACGCTGTGATCGCCGAAGAGGCGGGCTTCAAGGTGCAGCAGGCCGCGAACGAAAAGGATATCGCTTCTCAAAACGCTTTCGAGAAATTAACGCCGCTGGTCGGGGCGGTGGCGGATGGATTTACCACGATGGCGCAGCAGTATCCGATGCTCACCGCTGCCACGGTAGCGGCCACGACCGCGCTGACTGCGCTGGCCGTCGCCAGCGGCGCGGCCAGCCTGACCAGCATGTTGGGCGGGAAAGGCGGCGGTTTGACGGGGTTGCTCTCGAAAGGTCGCGGACTGGCTGCCGGTGCGGGCAGCCTGGCGATGCGCGGCGGCGCAATGGCGCTTTCCGGCGCGGGTGCTGCTGTGGCGGGTGCTGGAGCGGCTGGCTACGGGCTGGGCACGCTGCTGTACAACGCCATCGATGAGACCGAGTTCGCCAACAACCTGGGCGGTGCGATTGCGACTGTGCTGGCCAGCCTGGGCAACAAAGAGGCGCAGGATGCGCTCAACGTCACATTGAACCTGGACGGCGAGCAGATCGCCCAGGCAGTCAACATGCGCAACGCCAGAACCTCATCCCGCTATTGA
- a CDS encoding DNA circularization protein: MAWEDKLLDASFRGIKFEVVKTDDDAPRSIVEHAYPYVNGSDVEDMGRGARRISLEAVFYGDDYETRLQEFLDAMDQPGAGEFIHPVFGSIKNAQPVRYPVHHDAENPDYATVAIEFIESTPGGSFFEKALPAQKAEAITQQGAAATVSASEAAAKLIERLQAYSPLAPLDTLREAMTGPLLYGMDFINTLLSGMDVLAYPRAWGNDISALVNGALDVRLWGDQLEADWASIQSDLHAFSIFSSPPAVAPAQVTSTTLPSETQAVAAIALTVQVNTAVGLANAASFVLASESVTPTLQPDEIEAISNTARTSIQNAIEQARITYGIEQSRTITEPLKGQGLAVQEAARAVIAARPPLIQRAADAPGNMRLLAHLWYGDNTRAPELYRLNGARSPFVNTGDSVNAYAR, translated from the coding sequence ATGGCTTGGGAAGACAAATTACTGGACGCATCCTTTCGGGGTATCAAATTCGAGGTCGTGAAGACTGACGATGATGCCCCGCGATCCATTGTCGAACACGCTTACCCGTATGTGAATGGCTCGGATGTCGAGGATATGGGGCGCGGTGCGCGCCGCATTAGTCTTGAGGCGGTGTTCTATGGTGATGATTACGAAACGCGCCTGCAGGAGTTCCTGGACGCGATGGATCAGCCTGGCGCTGGCGAGTTCATTCATCCTGTGTTCGGTTCTATCAAGAACGCCCAGCCGGTACGCTACCCGGTGCATCACGACGCCGAGAATCCAGACTACGCCACTGTCGCTATCGAGTTCATCGAATCGACGCCGGGCGGATCGTTCTTCGAGAAAGCCCTCCCCGCACAAAAGGCGGAAGCCATCACCCAGCAGGGTGCTGCTGCGACTGTTTCGGCATCTGAGGCTGCGGCAAAGCTGATCGAGCGCCTGCAAGCCTACAGCCCGCTGGCCCCATTGGATACGTTGCGCGAGGCGATGACCGGGCCGCTGTTGTATGGCATGGATTTCATCAACACGTTGCTGTCCGGCATGGATGTGCTGGCGTATCCGCGCGCATGGGGTAACGATATCTCGGCGCTGGTGAACGGCGCACTCGATGTGCGTTTGTGGGGTGACCAGCTCGAAGCGGACTGGGCCAGCATCCAGAGCGACCTTCATGCCTTCTCGATCTTCAGTTCGCCGCCTGCAGTCGCCCCCGCACAAGTTACATCGACCACGCTCCCATCCGAAACTCAGGCTGTGGCAGCTATCGCGCTGACGGTGCAGGTCAACACCGCTGTCGGGCTGGCGAATGCGGCCAGCTTTGTGTTGGCCAGCGAATCCGTTACGCCTACCCTGCAACCCGACGAGATTGAGGCGATCAGCAACACGGCCCGCACGAGCATCCAGAACGCCATCGAGCAGGCGCGCATCACTTACGGCATCGAGCAGAGCCGAACGATCACAGAACCGCTGAAAGGCCAAGGGCTGGCGGTTCAGGAGGCGGCGCGGGCGGTCATCGCTGCGCGTCCGCCGCTTATTCAGCGTGCAGCAGATGCGCCGGGCAACATGCGTCTGCTGGCGCACTTGTGGTACGGCGACAACACTCGCGCGCCGGAGCTGTATCGCCTGAACGGCGCACGCAGCCCGTTCGTCAACACCGGAGACAGCGTCAATGCCTACGCCCGATGA
- a CDS encoding phage baseplate assembly protein has product MPTPDDTVELLIGGKVHGDWSSYEIDSDLLTPADGWSVSMGMVNGKIPADVAAGAPVKVLVGGEVVMTGYVDDPDHPVSKTGHSFSLSGRDMAADLVDCSAPIFTAKLVSLKQIAAKITSLFGIKAIRIDADATRTREKVSVEPGDTAWDALARAAEANGLWPWFEPDGTLVIGGPDYSTPIVATLILRKSGDGNNLISLNKHESMHGRYSKVTVYGQAAGTETEQGRNALQGSWVDEGVPRYRPKIVIDHDCESVAMCRDRARKIITDSRLSGLTLSALVKGHRIVAPGQPSDGQLWKPMQRVHVISEPHEIDGVFFMMARKFNRNRQDGTRTALTLKEDGMWLINARPHKKAHRRGKNAMPGEIIDVSGAAT; this is encoded by the coding sequence ATGCCTACGCCCGATGACACCGTTGAGCTGCTGATCGGCGGCAAGGTGCACGGCGATTGGTCGAGTTACGAGATTGACTCGGACTTGCTGACGCCTGCCGATGGATGGTCTGTCTCGATGGGTATGGTCAACGGCAAGATACCGGCTGATGTGGCGGCTGGTGCGCCCGTTAAAGTGCTGGTCGGCGGCGAGGTGGTGATGACCGGCTATGTGGACGATCCGGACCATCCTGTTAGCAAAACGGGCCATTCTTTTAGCCTTTCTGGCCGGGATATGGCCGCCGACCTGGTTGACTGCTCCGCGCCGATCTTCACGGCCAAGCTGGTGAGCCTGAAACAAATTGCCGCAAAAATCACCAGCCTGTTCGGCATCAAGGCGATTCGCATCGATGCCGATGCAACCCGCACCCGCGAGAAAGTCAGCGTTGAGCCGGGCGACACCGCTTGGGATGCATTGGCCCGTGCGGCAGAGGCGAACGGGCTGTGGCCTTGGTTCGAGCCGGACGGCACGCTGGTGATCGGCGGCCCGGATTATTCGACTCCCATCGTCGCGACGCTGATCCTGCGCAAGTCTGGCGATGGAAACAATCTGATCAGCCTGAATAAGCACGAGTCCATGCACGGTCGGTATTCCAAGGTGACGGTGTACGGCCAGGCGGCAGGCACCGAAACTGAACAAGGGCGGAACGCGCTGCAGGGATCATGGGTTGATGAAGGCGTGCCGCGCTATCGCCCCAAGATCGTGATCGATCACGACTGCGAAAGCGTGGCGATGTGCCGCGACCGCGCGCGCAAGATCATCACCGATAGCCGCTTGAGCGGCCTCACCCTTTCTGCCTTGGTGAAAGGGCACCGCATCGTCGCCCCTGGCCAGCCCTCCGACGGCCAGTTATGGAAGCCGATGCAGCGCGTCCATGTGATCTCTGAGCCGCACGAGATCGACGGTGTGTTCTTCATGATGGCCCGCAAGTTCAACCGTAACCGCCAAGACGGCACGCGCACTGCGCTGACGCTGAAGGAAGACGGCATGTGGCTGATCAACGCCCGCCCGCATAAAAAGGCGCACCGCCGTGGCAAGAACGCCATGCCCGGCGAGATCATCGACGTGAGCGGAGCTGCGACATGA
- a CDS encoding phage baseplate assembly protein V, with protein sequence MMNPIKVIDERISRKLASIRQAFRGVVTLVKAAGAVQLVQGEGVKGEQVQGAEMFQQFGYTSNPPEDSMFILLPLGGKTGHGIIIATEHGTYRLKNLESGETAIYNQWGDQVLLKANRRMQLVSSVGVDIDSPQTTMSGNLAVQGNIVAQGDISDHNDKSMAGMREVFNTHEQAVSGSTAAAPIGHM encoded by the coding sequence ATGATGAACCCTATCAAGGTGATCGACGAGCGCATCAGCCGCAAGCTGGCCAGCATCCGCCAAGCCTTCCGTGGCGTGGTGACGCTGGTGAAGGCGGCGGGTGCGGTGCAGCTTGTCCAGGGCGAAGGCGTCAAGGGCGAACAGGTGCAAGGTGCCGAGATGTTCCAGCAGTTCGGTTACACCAGCAATCCGCCTGAAGATTCGATGTTCATCCTGCTGCCACTTGGTGGCAAGACGGGGCACGGCATCATCATCGCAACCGAGCACGGCACCTATCGCCTGAAAAACCTCGAAAGTGGCGAGACGGCGATCTACAACCAGTGGGGCGATCAAGTGCTGCTCAAGGCGAACCGCCGCATGCAGCTGGTTTCGTCGGTCGGTGTTGATATCGACAGCCCGCAAACGACTATGAGCGGAAACCTTGCGGTTCAGGGAAACATCGTCGCCCAGGGCGACATCAGCGACCACAACGACAAGAGCATGGCCGGAATGCGCGAGGTGTTCAACACGCATGAGCAGGCCGTTTCTGGCAGCACTGCTGCTGCGCCGATAGGACATATGTGA
- a CDS encoding phage GP46 family protein yields the protein MDALIDPLTRDYVLLDGAIKRDPANGLLNSIYLRLTVPLGSYWEAPTLGSRLYTLEREKDKVRVAKLATQYAKQALDPILESGRATSITVTSEQPNDGHLYLLFEVVAASGETLTFKHPVKVV from the coding sequence ATGGATGCCCTGATCGATCCATTGACCCGCGATTACGTGCTGCTTGACGGCGCGATCAAGCGAGACCCGGCCAACGGCCTGCTTAACTCGATCTATTTGCGGCTGACTGTCCCCCTGGGAAGCTACTGGGAAGCGCCAACGCTGGGCAGCAGGCTGTACACCTTGGAGCGCGAAAAGGATAAGGTGCGCGTGGCGAAGCTCGCCACTCAATACGCCAAACAAGCGCTTGACCCGATCCTTGAATCAGGTCGGGCGACCAGCATCACGGTGACATCAGAGCAGCCGAATGACGGACATCTGTACCTGTTGTTCGAGGTCGTTGCGGCCAGCGGCGAAACGTTAACTTTCAAGCATCCAGTCAAGGTGGTTTA